One window from the genome of Streptomyces sp. WZ-12 encodes:
- the dxs gene encoding 1-deoxy-D-xylulose-5-phosphate synthase, whose translation MTPSTHHPVTLPPLADPDCAASLRGLPYEALESLAQEIRAFLIEKVTAVGGHLGPNLGMVELTLALHRVFDSPHDTLLFDTGHQAYVHKLLTGRAADFDGLRRRGGLSGYPSRAESPHDVIENSHASTALSYADGLAKARRLRGERDRAVVAVIGDGALTGGMAWEAMNNLGAHPDRPVVVVLNDNERSYAPTIGALADHLQYLRGDGTDSVDWLVDGGGARAGGNLGPLPVAGNLFELLGFCYLGPVDGHHLPSVEEALRVARELSRPVVVHVVTVKGKGYPPALADQADRMHAVGVLDPVSGRPRSSSERPSWTQVFADALRDVGERRRDVVAVTAAMPGPTGLARFGERFPERLFDVGIAEQHAVTSAAALAMAGLHPVVAVYATFLGRAFDQVLMDVALHRLPVTFALDRAGITGPDGPSHHGMWDLTVLGAVPGMRVAVPRDAARLRELLPEALDCASGPTALRFPKATAGTDLPAVERIGPVDVLHRTETRDVLLVPVGPLAGPALEAARYLATKGVGVTVADPRWVLPVPEELTELGGRHRVVVTVEDNTRSGGMGTAVARALADAGSTVPVRVLGLPGRFIRHGTREELLAAAGLNRSGIVHSVLRARAHLPHLEPEIRP comes from the coding sequence ATGACCCCTTCCACGCACCATCCCGTAACGCTCCCCCCGTTGGCCGACCCCGACTGCGCCGCGTCGCTGCGCGGCCTGCCGTACGAGGCGTTGGAATCCCTCGCGCAGGAGATCCGCGCGTTCCTGATCGAGAAGGTCACCGCCGTCGGCGGCCACCTCGGGCCGAACCTCGGGATGGTGGAGCTGACGCTCGCGCTCCACCGGGTCTTCGACTCGCCGCACGACACCCTGCTGTTCGACACCGGTCACCAGGCGTACGTGCACAAGCTGTTGACCGGACGGGCCGCGGACTTCGACGGGCTGCGACGGCGCGGGGGGCTGTCGGGCTACCCGTCGCGGGCCGAGTCCCCGCACGACGTGATCGAGAACTCCCATGCCTCGACGGCCCTTTCCTACGCGGACGGGCTGGCCAAGGCGCGTCGGCTGCGCGGGGAGCGCGACCGGGCCGTGGTGGCCGTGATCGGCGACGGGGCGCTGACCGGGGGCATGGCCTGGGAGGCGATGAACAACCTGGGGGCGCATCCGGACCGGCCGGTCGTCGTGGTGCTGAACGACAACGAGCGCTCCTACGCGCCCACCATCGGGGCGTTGGCGGATCACCTCCAGTACCTGCGCGGTGACGGCACGGACAGCGTCGACTGGTTGGTGGACGGGGGCGGGGCGCGGGCCGGGGGCAACCTGGGGCCGCTGCCGGTGGCGGGGAACCTCTTCGAGTTGCTCGGGTTCTGCTATCTCGGGCCGGTGGACGGCCACCATCTGCCCTCCGTGGAGGAGGCGTTGCGGGTCGCCCGCGAGCTGTCCCGGCCGGTGGTGGTGCACGTCGTCACCGTCAAGGGGAAGGGGTACCCGCCGGCGCTGGCGGACCAGGCCGACCGCATGCATGCGGTGGGGGTGCTCGACCCGGTGTCCGGGCGGCCCCGTTCCTCCTCGGAGCGGCCGTCGTGGACGCAGGTCTTCGCGGACGCGCTGCGTGACGTGGGGGAGCGGCGCCGGGACGTGGTCGCGGTCACGGCGGCCATGCCGGGGCCGACGGGGCTGGCGCGGTTCGGGGAGCGGTTTCCCGAGCGGCTCTTCGACGTGGGGATCGCCGAACAGCACGCCGTGACCTCGGCCGCGGCGTTGGCGATGGCCGGGCTGCACCCGGTGGTCGCGGTCTATGCCACCTTCCTCGGGCGCGCCTTCGACCAGGTGTTGATGGACGTCGCGCTGCACCGGCTGCCGGTCACCTTCGCCCTGGACCGGGCCGGCATCACCGGCCCGGACGGGCCGAGCCACCACGGCATGTGGGACCTGACCGTGCTCGGCGCGGTGCCGGGCATGCGGGTGGCGGTGCCACGGGACGCGGCGCGGCTGCGCGAACTGCTCCCCGAGGCGCTGGACTGCGCCTCGGGGCCGACCGCGCTGCGCTTCCCGAAGGCGACCGCCGGCACCGACCTGCCGGCCGTCGAACGCATCGGGCCCGTCGACGTCCTGCACCGCACCGAGACCCGGGACGTGCTGCTGGTGCCGGTCGGCCCGCTGGCCGGGCCGGCGTTGGAGGCCGCGCGCTATCTGGCGACCAAGGGCGTCGGGGTCACCGTCGCGGACCCGCGCTGGGTGCTCCCGGTGCCCGAGGAGCTCACGGAACTGGGCGGCCGGCACCGCGTGGTGGTGACCGTCGAGGACAACACCCGCTCCGGCGGGATGGGTACCGCCGTCGCCCGCG